One stretch of Parafrankia irregularis DNA includes these proteins:
- a CDS encoding oxygenase MpaB family protein, whose product MVERSRRQVLVTGGMLGAAGALAAATPAWSWSSEGSVAGAGVGVDPKYVWDAEADPVVAAIIDSGQTTAVNKLLKTWTKNGQALPAGLPTQLRDFMEHARQLPTWTDTAKLKDAVNFNQKRGLYLGVTYGFVSGMMSTVIPREALAVYYSKGGADMRDRITKTAKLGYDVGSNNAFDPSGEMIVTCVKTRLAHAGVRHLLPQLAAWNNVASEDIPISQADIMVTWHSLPTTVMQNLNAWGVPINAVESAGFLHSWQVTAHMLGVLDEYIPNSWATANTQAAQVLTPILAPTPEGIKLADILVNLASFIDGSLLSKPILCALTRYFLGDEIAGWLKLPRYPFWDTAFQVAWKPFVAVREGLLSLEKAPGLLQAVYWAFDEILRIGVLTLLSGAQFPIAIQIPDTNNPNY is encoded by the coding sequence ATGGTTGAGCGAAGCAGGCGTCAGGTACTGGTCACCGGCGGCATGTTAGGAGCCGCCGGGGCGCTGGCCGCGGCGACTCCGGCGTGGTCGTGGTCGTCCGAGGGCTCGGTCGCCGGGGCCGGCGTCGGCGTGGACCCGAAGTACGTCTGGGATGCCGAGGCCGACCCGGTGGTCGCCGCGATCATCGACAGCGGCCAGACGACCGCGGTCAACAAGCTGCTGAAGACATGGACGAAGAATGGCCAGGCGCTGCCCGCCGGGCTGCCCACGCAACTGCGTGACTTCATGGAGCACGCGCGTCAGCTCCCGACGTGGACCGACACGGCCAAGCTCAAGGACGCGGTCAACTTCAACCAGAAGCGCGGCCTGTACCTGGGCGTCACCTACGGCTTCGTCAGCGGCATGATGAGCACGGTCATCCCGCGCGAGGCCCTGGCCGTCTATTACTCCAAGGGCGGTGCGGACATGCGGGACCGCATCACCAAGACCGCCAAGCTGGGCTACGACGTCGGCTCGAACAACGCCTTCGACCCCAGCGGCGAGATGATCGTGACCTGCGTCAAGACGCGCCTGGCCCACGCCGGCGTGCGCCACCTGCTGCCCCAGCTCGCGGCCTGGAACAACGTCGCCTCTGAGGACATCCCGATCTCCCAGGCCGACATCATGGTGACCTGGCACAGCCTGCCCACCACCGTCATGCAGAACCTGAACGCGTGGGGCGTGCCGATCAACGCCGTCGAGTCCGCGGGGTTCCTGCACTCCTGGCAGGTCACCGCCCACATGCTCGGGGTGCTCGACGAGTACATCCCGAACTCCTGGGCCACGGCGAACACCCAGGCGGCGCAGGTTCTCACCCCGATCCTCGCCCCGACCCCCGAGGGCATCAAGCTCGCCGACATCCTCGTCAACCTGGCGTCGTTCATCGACGGCTCCCTCCTCAGCAAGCCCATCCTGTGCGCCCTCACCCGCTACTTCCTGGGTGACGAGATCGCCGGCTGGCTCAAGCTGCCGAGGTACCCCTTCTGGGACACCGCCTTCCAGGTCGCCTGGAAGCCCTTCGTCGCCGTCCGTGAGGGCCTGCTGAGCCTGGAGAAGGCCCCCGGCCTGCTGCAGGCGGTCTACTGGGCCTTCGACGAGATCCTGCGCATCGGCGTCCTGACCCTCCTGTCGGGCGCCCAGTTCCCCATCGCCATCCAGATCCCGGACACCAACAACCCCAACTACTGA
- a CDS encoding zinc-binding dehydrogenase: MPEASMPAYRLTDWLQQPTLVDITVPRPGPGEVLVRVAGNGLCHSDLTMHQIPAEIGATLGWRVPFTLGHEIAGWIADAGDEAAAATAAPGTPVALVSPASCGRCRYCLRGLDSACPDGLAGRGYGRDGGLAPYVIAPAGRGVVPLTTLDPVEAAPLTDAGATSYHAVRRALPRLGPGSWAVVLGAGGLGAFAIQHLKALSAAQVVAVDRSAGRRALARELGADEAIDGITADTTPDLADVCGAQAADVVLDFVGTDASIATGLRALAPAGAFGLVGAAGGTLRRGWYGTLPREAEIFTFQGSTIADLQDVIALAEAGRIRPLVDRFSLADIDEAYAALAAGALHGRAVVIPPT, encoded by the coding sequence GTGCCCGAGGCCAGCATGCCCGCCTACCGCCTCACCGACTGGCTCCAGCAGCCCACACTGGTGGACATCACGGTCCCGCGACCGGGCCCGGGGGAAGTCCTGGTGCGGGTCGCGGGCAACGGACTGTGCCACTCGGATCTGACCATGCATCAGATACCGGCGGAGATCGGAGCCACGCTCGGCTGGCGGGTGCCGTTCACTCTCGGGCACGAGATCGCCGGCTGGATCGCCGACGCCGGCGACGAGGCAGCCGCGGCGACGGCCGCACCGGGCACGCCCGTCGCGCTGGTGTCACCGGCCTCCTGCGGGCGCTGCCGCTACTGCCTGCGCGGGCTGGACAGCGCCTGCCCCGACGGCCTGGCGGGCCGCGGCTACGGCCGGGACGGTGGGCTGGCCCCGTACGTGATCGCGCCGGCCGGGCGCGGAGTCGTCCCGCTGACCACGCTCGACCCGGTGGAGGCCGCACCGCTGACCGATGCCGGCGCCACCTCGTACCACGCGGTTCGCCGCGCACTCCCCCGGCTCGGCCCGGGATCGTGGGCCGTGGTCCTCGGCGCGGGCGGCCTCGGCGCGTTCGCCATCCAGCACCTGAAGGCGCTCAGCGCCGCCCAGGTGGTGGCGGTGGACCGCTCCGCGGGACGCCGCGCGCTCGCCCGCGAACTGGGCGCCGACGAGGCCATCGACGGGATCACCGCCGACACCACACCCGACCTCGCCGACGTCTGCGGCGCGCAGGCGGCGGACGTCGTCCTCGACTTCGTCGGGACCGACGCCAGCATCGCCACCGGCCTGCGCGCACTGGCCCCGGCGGGCGCCTTCGGCCTGGTCGGAGCGGCCGGCGGCACCCTGCGGCGCGGCTGGTACGGAACCCTGCCCCGCGAGGCGGAGATCTTCACCTTCCAGGGGTCGACCATCGCCGACCTCCAGGACGTGATCGCGCTCGCGGAGGCGGGCCGCATCCGCCCCCTCGTCGACCGGTTCAGCCTGGCCGACATCGACGAGGCCTACGCCGCCCTGGCCGCCGGCGCCCTACACGGCCGCGCCGTGGTCATCCCGCCCACCTGA
- a CDS encoding LmeA family phospholipid-binding protein — MDHRPDDEVPTGSGGQQPPAHAGTASLTPRHRRWWRWDRRLRDRRPRDRRPRPRRRRRALAFGALVLLVALIAGDRYAVSTAESEMATQIKASVTRSLACDATPPTVRDVSIGGFPFLTQIAFGRFKNIGVTIDGVPTPGPRISSVEAHLKGIHLPVRKMLANDVGEIPVDNVEATVHLDYADVNAFLADQPGDLQINPVDGGKKVEVAGLADVPVLGAQEIGGVIAFEVRDNKLTLIPSEIALHGSINVDIPVPGGLGGLLPAIPIPVGALPFDLTVVEASSDAAGLSLTATAADVVLPETDTTARRCPAPTSSGP, encoded by the coding sequence GTGGATCACAGACCCGACGACGAAGTCCCCACCGGCTCAGGTGGTCAACAGCCGCCTGCCCACGCCGGGACGGCATCGCTCACCCCGCGGCACCGGCGGTGGTGGAGGTGGGATCGGCGGCTGCGGGATCGGCGGCCGCGGGATCGGCGGCCCCGACCGCGGCGGCGACGCCGTGCTCTCGCGTTCGGCGCGCTGGTCCTGCTCGTCGCCCTCATCGCGGGTGACCGGTACGCGGTCTCGACCGCCGAGAGTGAGATGGCCACCCAGATCAAGGCGAGTGTCACCAGGAGTCTCGCCTGCGACGCCACTCCGCCGACGGTCCGCGACGTCAGTATCGGCGGATTTCCGTTCCTCACCCAGATTGCATTCGGAAGGTTCAAGAACATCGGAGTGACCATCGACGGTGTGCCAACGCCGGGGCCACGCATCTCCTCGGTCGAGGCACATCTCAAAGGAATTCATCTTCCAGTCCGGAAGATGCTTGCCAATGATGTCGGCGAGATACCGGTCGACAACGTCGAGGCGACGGTCCATCTCGACTACGCCGACGTGAACGCGTTCCTGGCCGACCAGCCCGGAGATCTTCAGATCAATCCGGTGGACGGCGGGAAGAAGGTCGAGGTCGCCGGCCTGGCCGACGTACCGGTGCTCGGCGCCCAGGAGATCGGCGGGGTCATCGCGTTCGAGGTGCGGGACAACAAGCTCACGCTGATCCCGTCCGAGATCGCCCTGCACGGGTCCATCAACGTGGACATCCCGGTGCCCGGCGGCCTCGGCGGGCTGCTCCCCGCCATCCCGATTCCGGTCGGCGCCCTGCCGTTCGACCTCACCGTCGTCGAGGCCTCCTCCGACGCTGCCGGCCTGTCTCTGACCGCGACCGCGGCGGACGTCGTCCTTCCCGAGACCGACACGACAGCCCGCCGGTGCCCCGCACCGACCAGCAGCGGGCCGTGA
- a CDS encoding TIGR03619 family F420-dependent LLM class oxidoreductase gives MIVSRGPSVVPRGALAFGIQLPIQAQSSLFAEPWEATATPDDLAAIARAADEHGFLYVAVCDHVAIPRQLAAAMGTTWYDSVATLSWLAAATTRVRLLSHVYNLAYRHPLVTAKAFATLDRLSAGRVILGVGAGHVADEFAGLGLDFAHRGRMLDDAIEVVDAALRTEFPTVANDSFTVDGQLGLAPRPVQDPRPPLWVGGSSPAAVRRAARLGDGWLPQGTPLDQLPPLVELLRTERAAAGVTQPCDIGAITDWLHLGQPTWDVGRPCRAGTPARLAEHLRRYRDVGVDHLQVRFPSRGPAELIDQIAAFGSEVGPLLAP, from the coding sequence ATGATCGTCTCTCGCGGCCCGTCCGTCGTGCCCCGCGGGGCACTCGCCTTCGGGATCCAGCTGCCGATCCAGGCGCAGAGCAGCCTGTTCGCCGAGCCCTGGGAGGCCACGGCCACGCCGGACGACCTCGCGGCGATCGCCCGCGCGGCGGATGAGCACGGCTTCCTCTACGTCGCGGTCTGCGACCACGTCGCGATCCCCCGCCAGCTCGCCGCCGCCATGGGCACCACCTGGTACGACTCCGTCGCGACCCTGAGCTGGCTGGCCGCGGCGACGACCCGGGTGCGGCTGCTCAGCCACGTCTACAACCTGGCCTACCGGCACCCGCTGGTGACGGCGAAGGCCTTCGCGACCCTCGACCGCCTCTCCGCCGGCCGGGTCATCCTCGGGGTCGGCGCGGGGCACGTCGCGGACGAGTTCGCCGGCCTGGGGCTGGATTTCGCCCACCGCGGGCGCATGCTCGACGACGCGATCGAGGTCGTCGACGCGGCCCTGCGCACCGAGTTCCCCACGGTCGCGAACGACAGCTTCACCGTCGACGGGCAGCTCGGGCTCGCGCCCCGGCCGGTGCAGGACCCGCGCCCGCCGCTGTGGGTCGGCGGCTCGTCGCCGGCGGCGGTGCGCCGGGCCGCGCGGCTCGGCGACGGGTGGCTGCCCCAGGGCACCCCGCTCGACCAGCTGCCGCCGCTGGTCGAGCTGCTGCGCACCGAACGCGCCGCGGCCGGCGTCACCCAGCCCTGCGACATCGGCGCGATCACCGACTGGCTGCACCTCGGCCAGCCGACCTGGGACGTCGGCCGCCCCTGCCGGGCCGGGACGCCCGCGCGGCTCGCCGAGCACCTGCGCCGCTACCGCGATGTCGGCGTCGACCACCTGCAGGTGCGGTTCCCCAGCCGCGGCCCGGCCGAGCTGATCGATCAGATCGCGGCCTTCGGCTCCGAGGTGGGGCCCCTGCTGGCCCCCTGA
- a CDS encoding LLM class flavin-dependent oxidoreductase: protein MTADLALGLMLGYWPAVPPDDHLELTLAAEEYGYASVWTAEAYGSDAISPLAWLGSRTSRITLATGLAQLSARTPACLAMTAATLDHLSGGRFLLGLGVSGPQVVEGWYGQPFARPLARTREYVDILRAVWRRDAPVTSDGPHYPLPLRSAPPSAPPSAAAGAGAGAGAGASGLPPAGAGPARGITGLGKPLKITTHPLRPRIPVYLGAEGPGNVALAAEIADGWLPIFYHPERGPAAYAAALAGAPADFSIACPVTVVVDDDVEAALLRIKWTLAFYLGGMGAKDVNFHVDVVSRFGFGDAAARVQQLFLAGEREAAVRAVPDELADGIALVGPWARIRERLELWRASPVHTLLIGGVRDPQALRKLIELL, encoded by the coding sequence GTGACCGCTGATCTGGCACTCGGCCTGATGCTCGGCTACTGGCCGGCGGTGCCACCGGACGATCATCTGGAGCTGACACTCGCCGCCGAGGAGTACGGCTACGCGTCGGTGTGGACGGCCGAGGCCTACGGCTCCGACGCGATCAGCCCGCTGGCCTGGCTGGGCTCGCGGACGAGCCGGATCACGCTCGCCACCGGGCTGGCACAGCTGTCCGCCCGCACGCCGGCCTGTCTCGCGATGACCGCGGCGACCCTGGACCACCTGTCCGGTGGGCGGTTCCTGCTGGGGCTCGGCGTGTCCGGCCCGCAGGTGGTCGAGGGCTGGTACGGGCAGCCCTTCGCCCGGCCGCTCGCCCGAACCCGGGAGTACGTCGACATCCTGCGGGCGGTGTGGCGCCGCGACGCCCCGGTCACCAGCGACGGGCCGCACTACCCGTTGCCACTGCGGTCGGCGCCCCCGTCGGCGCCGCCGTCGGCTGCGGCCGGAGCCGGAGCCGGGGCCGGAGCCGGGGCTTCGGGTCTGCCGCCGGCGGGCGCTGGCCCGGCGCGGGGCATCACCGGGCTCGGCAAGCCGCTGAAGATCACCACGCATCCGCTGCGGCCGCGGATCCCCGTCTACCTCGGCGCCGAAGGCCCGGGGAACGTGGCGCTGGCCGCCGAGATCGCCGACGGCTGGCTGCCGATCTTCTACCATCCCGAGCGCGGGCCCGCGGCGTACGCGGCGGCGCTGGCCGGGGCGCCCGCCGACTTCTCGATCGCCTGCCCGGTGACGGTGGTCGTGGACGACGACGTCGAGGCGGCGTTGCTGCGCATCAAGTGGACGCTGGCGTTCTACCTCGGCGGCATGGGCGCCAAGGACGTCAACTTCCATGTGGACGTCGTGTCGAGGTTCGGTTTCGGCGACGCCGCCGCGCGGGTGCAGCAGCTGTTCCTCGCGGGGGAGCGGGAGGCCGCCGTGCGGGCCGTCCCGGACGAACTCGCCGACGGCATCGCGCTGGTCGGGCCCTGGGCGCGGATCCGGGAGCGCCTCGAGCTGTGGCGGGCCTCGCCCGTCCACACCCTGCTGATCGGCGGCGTCCGCGACCCGCAGGCGCTGCGGAAGCTCATCGAGCTGCTCTGA
- a CDS encoding cytochrome P450, giving the protein MSLDQIDVYDPGRYVQGLPHDEFRILRAQAPVFHHRDPEREAGFWAVTRHADVVHISRSPDQFSSNRETCLLPELTPEALAEQQLMMVNQDPPEHTRLRSLVNRGFTPRMIGRLTEKIRTSCEKIVDRAIEAGEGDFVKICAAELPLVVIAELIGVPHEDRHRLFNWSNRMLASDDPELSADAADQQAAAMEAYAYANELGAARRGCPADDILTKLVTADENGHELSEMEFDLFFILLMVAGNETTRNAISGGMQALLDHPEQWEKLRAGRSDPAVLTRAADEIVRWVSPVMGFRRTTTTDVVLGGQPIAAGEKVVMYYSSANYDESVFADPYRFDIGRDPNPHVGFGGGGPHFCLGKHLAMREIELMLETLVTRLDRVEPIAPARRLRSNFINGVKEMPVRFVPERAE; this is encoded by the coding sequence ATGTCGCTCGACCAGATCGATGTCTACGATCCCGGCCGCTACGTCCAGGGTCTGCCGCATGACGAGTTCAGGATCCTGCGGGCCCAGGCACCGGTGTTCCACCACCGCGACCCGGAGCGCGAGGCCGGCTTCTGGGCGGTGACCCGGCACGCGGACGTCGTGCACATCTCCCGCAGTCCGGACCAGTTCTCGTCCAACCGGGAGACCTGCCTGCTGCCCGAGCTCACCCCGGAAGCCCTGGCCGAGCAGCAGCTCATGATGGTCAACCAGGACCCGCCGGAACACACCCGGCTGCGCAGCCTGGTGAACCGGGGCTTCACCCCGCGCATGATCGGGCGCCTCACCGAGAAGATCCGGACCTCCTGCGAGAAGATCGTCGACCGCGCGATCGAGGCCGGTGAGGGCGACTTCGTGAAGATCTGCGCGGCGGAGCTGCCGCTCGTCGTGATCGCGGAGCTGATCGGCGTCCCGCACGAGGACAGGCACCGGCTGTTCAACTGGTCGAACCGGATGCTGGCCAGCGACGATCCCGAGCTGTCCGCCGACGCGGCCGACCAGCAGGCCGCCGCGATGGAGGCGTACGCCTACGCGAACGAGCTGGGCGCGGCGCGGCGCGGCTGCCCGGCCGACGACATCCTGACCAAGCTCGTCACCGCCGACGAGAACGGCCACGAGCTGTCCGAGATGGAGTTCGACCTGTTCTTCATCCTGCTCATGGTCGCCGGCAACGAGACCACGCGAAATGCCATCTCCGGTGGCATGCAGGCGCTGCTGGACCATCCCGAACAGTGGGAGAAGCTCAGGGCGGGCAGGTCCGACCCGGCGGTGCTGACCAGGGCGGCGGACGAGATCGTCCGCTGGGTCAGCCCGGTGATGGGCTTCCGCCGCACGACCACGACCGACGTGGTGCTCGGCGGCCAGCCGATCGCCGCCGGTGAGAAGGTGGTCATGTACTACTCGTCGGCGAACTACGACGAGTCGGTGTTCGCCGACCCCTACCGTTTCGACATCGGCCGCGACCCGAACCCGCATGTGGGCTTCGGTGGCGGCGGCCCGCACTTCTGCCTCGGCAAGCACCTGGCGATGCGAGAGATCGAGCTGATGCTCGAAACGCTGGTCACCCGGCTGGACCGGGTCGAGCCGATCGCCCCCGCCCGCCGCCTGCGGTCGAACTTCATCAACGGCGTGAAGGAAATGCCGGTCCGCTTCGTGCCGGAGCGCGCCGAGTGA
- a CDS encoding nitronate monooxygenase — MARTPVCDLLGIEFPIFAFSHCRDVVAAVSRAGGFGVLGALAFNPEELEVELAWIDEHVDGRPYGVDIVMPNSYVGKGGGAEITREKMVELVPDEHRRFAESVLAEHDVPPLPADAAAGGDLKAAGLGIEQEGPGQVEVALKHPVKLLVNALGPPPEEVIDRAHAQGVLVAALVGAKRHAVKQVEMGVDIIVAQGTEAGGHCGEVSTMVLVPEVVDAVGPGVPVLAAGGIGGGRQIAAALALGAQGAWTGSVWLTVTEADTAEPIVENLLAATSRDTVRSRAMTGKPARLLRSAWTDAWEREDAPKTLPMPLQGIVWGEASRRWTRAGTKALSGFPVGQIVGSLDRRRPTAEVMREMVEEWIETTQRLGAVLED; from the coding sequence ATGGCCCGTACTCCTGTCTGTGACCTGCTCGGTATCGAGTTCCCGATCTTCGCCTTCTCGCACTGCCGGGACGTCGTCGCGGCGGTCAGCAGAGCGGGCGGGTTCGGGGTGCTGGGGGCGCTCGCCTTCAACCCCGAGGAACTCGAGGTCGAACTGGCCTGGATCGACGAGCACGTCGACGGCCGGCCCTACGGCGTCGACATCGTCATGCCGAACTCGTACGTCGGGAAGGGAGGCGGAGCGGAGATCACCAGGGAGAAGATGGTCGAGCTGGTGCCCGACGAGCACCGCCGCTTCGCCGAGTCCGTCCTGGCCGAACACGACGTCCCGCCGCTGCCCGCGGACGCGGCTGCCGGGGGTGATCTGAAGGCGGCCGGGCTCGGTATCGAGCAGGAGGGCCCGGGGCAGGTCGAGGTGGCCCTCAAGCATCCGGTGAAGCTGCTGGTCAACGCGCTGGGGCCGCCGCCGGAGGAGGTCATCGACCGCGCTCACGCCCAGGGTGTGCTGGTGGCCGCGCTCGTCGGCGCGAAGCGGCACGCCGTCAAGCAGGTCGAGATGGGCGTCGACATCATCGTCGCCCAGGGCACCGAGGCGGGCGGGCACTGCGGCGAGGTCAGCACGATGGTCCTGGTGCCCGAGGTCGTCGACGCGGTGGGGCCGGGCGTCCCGGTGCTCGCCGCCGGCGGGATCGGCGGCGGCCGGCAGATCGCCGCCGCGCTCGCGCTCGGCGCCCAGGGCGCCTGGACGGGCTCGGTGTGGCTCACCGTCACCGAGGCCGACACCGCCGAGCCCATCGTCGAGAACCTGCTCGCGGCCACCTCGCGGGACACGGTGCGTTCCCGCGCGATGACGGGCAAGCCCGCCCGGCTGCTGCGCAGCGCCTGGACGGACGCCTGGGAACGCGAGGACGCCCCGAAGACCCTGCCGATGCCGCTGCAGGGCATTGTGTGGGGGGAGGCGTCGCGCCGCTGGACCCGCGCCGGAACGAAGGCGCTGAGCGGCTTCCCCGTCGGGCAGATCGTGGGCAGCCTCGACCGCCGGCGCCCGACGGCCGAGGTCATGCGCGAGATGGTGGAGGAATGGATCGAGACGACCCAGCGGCTCGGGGCGGTGCTGGAGGACTGA
- a CDS encoding SDR family NAD(P)-dependent oxidoreductase: protein MAIVTGAARGIGAATAHRLATRGATVACLDVRIDQAEKTAAGIVEAGGAARAFACDVSDEESVAAAVRAVEDDLGAPRVLANVAGIGWFAHTAEQPLADWRRIIDVNLTGTFLMSRACLAGFLARDGGTIVNVASSAGLRAQPYSAAYCASKGGVVMLTKALAWEYVSRNIRVNAVAPGGIDTDIIAGFMPPEGASMKLLGKLTVPGGFGEPDDVARVIAFLASAEASLMTGTIVPVDGGMTA, encoded by the coding sequence GTGGCGATCGTCACCGGCGCGGCGCGCGGCATCGGCGCGGCGACGGCGCACCGGCTCGCCACCCGCGGCGCGACGGTGGCCTGCCTGGACGTCCGGATCGACCAGGCGGAGAAGACCGCCGCCGGCATCGTCGAGGCCGGCGGCGCGGCCCGCGCCTTCGCCTGCGACGTCTCCGACGAGGAGTCGGTGGCGGCCGCCGTCCGCGCCGTCGAGGATGACCTGGGCGCACCCAGGGTGCTCGCGAACGTCGCCGGGATCGGCTGGTTCGCGCACACCGCGGAGCAGCCCCTCGCCGACTGGCGCAGGATCATCGACGTCAACCTCACCGGAACCTTCCTGATGAGCCGGGCGTGCCTGGCCGGTTTCCTGGCTCGTGACGGCGGCACCATCGTCAACGTCGCGTCCAGCGCCGGGCTGCGCGCCCAGCCCTACAGCGCCGCCTACTGCGCGTCCAAGGGTGGTGTCGTCATGCTCACCAAGGCGCTGGCCTGGGAGTACGTCAGCAGGAACATCCGGGTGAACGCGGTGGCACCCGGCGGCATCGACACCGACATCATCGCCGGCTTCATGCCGCCGGAAGGGGCGTCGATGAAGCTGCTCGGCAAGCTCACGGTGCCGGGGGGCTTCGGTGAGCCGGACGACGTCGCGCGCGTCATCGCCTTCCTGGCATCCGCCGAGGCCAGCCTGATGACCGGGACGATCGTCCCGGTCGACGGCGGAATGACCGCCTGA
- a CDS encoding MarR family winged helix-turn-helix transcriptional regulator, which produces MDASREPGSDREPGSDQESGSDQESGSDQDLARIHEFVELVGLAARSPRQRERMLRAAGAPITGASLTLLRWIARHGSATSSDLARWLDLDQSTVSRQLRPLEEHRLVSRSADGTDRRVARLAPTEHGEALLAAVREVGLHDIGVALDGFTAAERRQLAELLDRMRLGMLDAQVDPTGRSVPPAR; this is translated from the coding sequence GTGGATGCGAGCCGAGAGCCGGGGTCGGACCGGGAGCCGGGGTCGGATCAGGAGTCGGGGTCGGATCAGGAGTCGGGGTCGGATCAGGACCTGGCCCGCATCCACGAGTTCGTCGAGCTGGTCGGGCTGGCCGCGCGCAGCCCGCGGCAGCGGGAGCGGATGCTGCGGGCCGCCGGCGCACCGATCACCGGCGCGAGCCTCACCCTGCTGCGATGGATCGCCCGGCACGGCAGCGCGACGTCCTCCGACCTGGCCCGCTGGCTGGATCTCGACCAGTCGACGGTGAGCCGGCAGCTGCGGCCGCTGGAGGAACATCGCCTGGTCAGCCGGTCCGCGGACGGGACGGACCGGAGGGTGGCCCGACTCGCCCCGACCGAGCACGGTGAGGCGCTGCTGGCCGCCGTCCGCGAAGTGGGCCTGCACGACATCGGCGTGGCGCTCGACGGCTTCACCGCCGCCGAGCGCCGGCAGCTCGCCGAGCTTCTCGACCGCATGCGGCTGGGGATGCTGGACGCCCAGGTCGACCCGACCGGCCGCTCGGTCCCCCCGGCGCGCTAG
- a CDS encoding amidohydrolase family protein produces the protein MPRIISVDDHVVEPAHLWQRWLPARLRDAGPRVQRRGIGRMEHIGGGNYRQTFDDDGPQADCWVYEDLVYIHKRHVAAVGFDRDDMTMSPITYDEMRPGCHDPVARVADMELNHVEASLCFPTFPRFCGQTFAEARDTDLALACVRAYNDWMIDEWCADSGGRLIPLCLIPLWDAELAAAEVRRNAARGCRAVCFSEIPPHLGLPSIHSGSWEPFLAACVDTGTVVCMHIGSSSRMPATSGDAPPAVAATLSFNNAMASLADWLFSGVLVRFPELVLAYSEGQIGWLPYALERADDVWREHRAWGGVRDLVPEPPSSYFRRQVYGCFFRDRHGLASLDSIGVDNVTFETDYPHTDSTWPNTRRVAEEMMAGLPAATVRKIVRGNAIRMLGLNLA, from the coding sequence CTGCCGCGGATCATCAGCGTCGACGATCACGTCGTGGAGCCGGCCCACCTGTGGCAACGCTGGCTGCCCGCCCGGCTGCGTGACGCCGGCCCCCGCGTCCAGCGGCGCGGCATCGGGCGCATGGAGCACATCGGCGGCGGCAACTACCGGCAGACGTTCGACGACGACGGCCCGCAGGCCGACTGCTGGGTGTACGAGGACCTCGTCTACATCCACAAAAGGCACGTCGCGGCGGTCGGCTTCGACCGCGACGACATGACGATGTCCCCGATCACCTACGACGAGATGCGTCCCGGCTGCCACGACCCGGTCGCCCGGGTCGCCGACATGGAGCTCAACCATGTCGAGGCGTCCCTGTGCTTCCCCACCTTTCCCCGCTTCTGCGGCCAGACGTTCGCCGAGGCGCGGGACACCGACCTCGCGCTGGCCTGCGTCCGGGCCTACAACGACTGGATGATCGACGAGTGGTGCGCGGACTCGGGCGGCCGGCTGATCCCGCTGTGTCTGATTCCGCTGTGGGACGCGGAGCTCGCCGCGGCGGAGGTCCGGCGTAACGCCGCGCGCGGCTGCCGGGCCGTCTGCTTCAGCGAGATCCCGCCGCATCTGGGGCTGCCGAGCATCCACAGCGGCAGCTGGGAGCCGTTCCTCGCCGCCTGCGTCGACACCGGGACCGTCGTGTGCATGCATATCGGCTCGTCGTCGCGGATGCCCGCCACCTCCGGCGACGCGCCGCCGGCGGTCGCCGCGACGCTGAGCTTCAACAACGCGATGGCCTCGCTGGCCGACTGGCTGTTCTCCGGCGTGCTGGTTCGCTTTCCCGAGCTGGTCCTCGCCTACTCCGAGGGGCAGATCGGCTGGCTGCCCTACGCGCTGGAACGCGCCGACGACGTCTGGCGGGAGCATCGGGCCTGGGGCGGGGTGCGTGATCTCGTGCCCGAACCGCCGTCGAGCTACTTCCGCCGGCAGGTGTACGGCTGCTTCTTCCGCGACCGGCACGGGCTGGCGTCCCTGGACTCCATCGGGGTCGACAACGTCACCTTCGAGACGGACTACCCGCACACCGACTCGACCTGGCCGAACACGCGGCGCGTGGCCGAGGAGATGATGGCCGGCCTGCCCGCGGCGACCGTCCGCAAGATCGTGCGTGGCAATGCCATCCGCATGCTGGGCCTCAACCTGGCCTGA